From a region of the Odocoileus virginianus isolate 20LAN1187 ecotype Illinois chromosome 19, Ovbor_1.2, whole genome shotgun sequence genome:
- the GABRR1 gene encoding gamma-aminobutyric acid receptor subunit rho-1 → MRPGFGGPAIPVGVDVQVESLDSISEVDMDFTMTLYLRHYWKDERLSFPSTNNLSMTFDGRLVKKIWVPDMFFVHSKRSFIHDTTTDNVMLRVQPDGKVLYSLRVTVTAMCNMDFSRFPLDSQTCSLEIESYAYTEDDLMLYWKKGNDSLKTDERISLSQFLIQEFHTTTKLAFYSSTGWYNRLYINFTLRRHIFFFLLQTYFPATLMVMLSWVSFWIDRRAVPARVPLGITTVLTMSTIITGVNASMPRVSYIKAVDIYLWVSFVFVFLSVLEYAAVNYLTTVQERKARKPQEKLPCACGLPQPRAVLLDGSYSDGEVNDLGSYTPENGDKPDRMMVQLTLASERSSPRRKSQRSSYVSMRIDTHAIDKYSRIIFPAAYILFNLIYWSIFS, encoded by the exons ATGAGGCCTGGCTTTGGAG GGCCGGCCATTCCTGTGGGCGTGGACGTGCAGGTGGAAAGCTTGGACAGCATCTCGGAGGTGGACATG GACTTCACGATGACGCTCTACCTGCGGCATTACTGGAAGGACGAGCGGCTATCCTTCCCGAGCACCAACAACCTCAGCATGACCTTCGACGGCCGACTGGTGAAGAAGATCTGGGTCCCCGACATGTTCTTCGTGCACTCCAAGCGCTCCTTCATCCACGACACCACCACAGACAACGTGATGCTTCGGGTCCAGCCCGACGGCAAAGTGCTCTATAGCCTCAG ggTTACAGTGACTGCCATGTGTAACATGGACTTCAGCCGGTTCCCCCTGGACTCACAAACGTGCTCGCTTGAAATTGAGAGCT ATGCCTACACGGAAGATGACCTCATGCTCTATTGGAAGAAAGGCAATGACTCCTTAAAGACAGATGAGCGGATCTCCCTCTCCCAGTTCCTCATCCAGGAATTCCACACCACCACGAAGCTGGCCTTCTATAGCAGCACAG GCTGGTACAACCGTCTGTACATCAACTTCACGCTACGTCGCCACATCTTCTTCTTCTTGCTCCAAACCTACTTTCCCGCCACGCTGATGGTCATGCTGTCCTGGGTGTCCTTCTGGATCGACCGCAGAGCCGTGCCCGCCAGAGTCCCTCTGG GGATCACCACGGTGCTGACCATGTCCACCATCATCACGGGCGTGAACGCCTCCATGCCCCGCGTGTCCTACATCAAGGCCGTGGACATCTACCTCTGGGTCAGCTTCGTCTTCGTGTTTCTCTCCGTGCTGGAGTACGCGGCCGTCAACTACCTGACCACCGTGCAGGAGCGCAAGGCGCGGAAGCCGCAGGAGAAG CTTCCCTGCGCCTGCGGGTTGCCTCAGCCACGCGCGGTCCTCCTGGACGGCAGCTACAGCGACGGGGAGGTGAACGACCTGGGCAGCTATACCCCCGAGAACGGAGACAAGCCCGACAGGATGATGGTGCAGCTGACGCTGGCCTCGGAGAGGAGCTCCCCGCGGAGGAAGAGCCAGAGGAGCAGCTACGTGAGCATGAGGATTGACACCCACGCCATCGATAAATACTCGAGGATCATTTTCCCAGCTGCATACATCTTATTCAATTTAATATACTGGTCGATTTTCTCATAA